One window of the Prinia subflava isolate CZ2003 ecotype Zambia chromosome 1, Cam_Psub_1.2, whole genome shotgun sequence genome contains the following:
- the LOC134562865 gene encoding C-C chemokine receptor type 5-like — MGNETTDFTDWPLTTEIDYSDSTPCPATEEKHFAAKFLPPLYSLVVIFGLTGNMLVVLILVKYKRLKSMTDIYLLNLAISDLLFVFSLPFWAYYAAHDWIFGEALCRILSGVYLLGFYSGIFFIILLTLDRYLAIVHAVFALKARTVTYGILASVATWAVAVLISVPGVVFHKTQKESSGYTCSAHYPSEQRNTWKQFLTLKMNILGLFVPMLIMICSYTQIIKTLLQCRNEKKHKAVRLIFIIMIIYFVFWAPYNICILLRDFQGVFSISTCEGNGQLHKAIQVTETISMIHCCINPVIYAFAGEKFRKYLRSFFRKQIAVRLCKYCPVFYADTAERTSSTYTQSTGEQEVSAAL, encoded by the coding sequence atgggaaatgaaacCACAGACTTCACTGACTGGCCACTAACAACAGAGATTGACTACAGTGATTCGACACCTTGCCCTGCAACTGAGGAAAAGCACTTTGCAGCCAAATTTTTGCCCCCTCTTTATTCTTTAGTGGTGATATTTGGCCTGACAGGCAACATGCTTGTTGTCCTTATCCTGGTCAAATACAAGAGGCTGAAGAGTATGACTGACATCTACCTCCTCAACTTGGCCATTTCTGATTTGctgtttgtattttctctcccattttgGGCTTATTATGCAGCTCACGactggatttttggggaggcGCTCTGTCGAATTCTGTCAGGTGTCTACCTCCTTGGCTTCTACAGCGGCATCTTTTTCATAATCCTGTTGACCCTGGACAGGTACCTGGCCATAGTGCACgctgtgtttgctttgaaaGCCAGGACGGTTACCTACGGCATCCTTGCCAGCGTTGCCACTTGGGCTGTTGCTGTTCTTATTTCTGTCCCAGGGGTAGTATTTCACAAAACTCAGAAGGAAAGTTCAGGCTATACTTGCAGTGCTCATTATCCATCAGAGCAGAGAAATACATGGAAGCAATTCCtcactttaaaaatgaacattCTGGGACTTTTTGTCCCAATGTTAATTATGATCTGCAGCTACACACAAATTATAAAGACATTACTGCAATGTAGGAATGAGAAGAAACATAAAGCAGTCAGgcttatttttattatcatgattatctactttgttttctgggCACCATACAACATTTGCATCCTCTTGCGTGATTTTCAAGGTGTGTTTTCCATCTCTACTTGTGAAGGAAATGGTCAACTGCACAAAGCAATCCAAGTGACAGAAACAATCTCAATGATCCATTGTTGTATCAACCCTGTAATTTATGCCTTTGCTGGAGAAAAATTCCGGAAATATCTTCGCAGCTTTTTCCGAAAGCAGATTGCAGTCCGCTTGTGTAAATACTGTCCTGTTTTCTATGCTGACACAGCTGAACGAACGAGCTCCACCTACACACAATCTACTGGAGAACAAGAAGTTTCTGCTGCCTTATAA